From Segatella copri, the proteins below share one genomic window:
- a CDS encoding NAD kinase, with translation MAQQHLKFAIFGNEYQAKKSASIEKILLYLEKKEAEVYVENAYYEFLTRDQHLDVKAAGVFEDYNFDVDYVISMGGDGTFLKAASRVGAKGTPIIGVNMGRLGFLADVLPSEIESALDSLYAGECLIEEHAVIQVEAEGGVLAGNPFALNDIAVLKRDDASMISIRTQVDGEFLVTYQADGLIVTTPTGSTAYNLSNGGPIIIPQSGSICLTPVAPHSLNIRPIVINDTAVITLDIESRSHNYLVAIDGRSERMTEETRLIIRKAPHSIKIVKQRNQRYFSTLREKLMWGADQRER, from the coding sequence ATGGCACAGCAACATTTAAAATTCGCAATATTTGGTAATGAATACCAGGCTAAGAAGTCGGCTTCGATAGAGAAAATCCTTCTTTATCTCGAAAAGAAGGAGGCTGAAGTTTATGTGGAGAATGCTTATTACGAGTTTCTTACCCGCGACCAGCATCTCGATGTGAAGGCGGCTGGGGTGTTCGAGGATTACAACTTCGATGTGGATTACGTCATCTCTATGGGTGGTGATGGTACCTTCCTGAAGGCAGCGAGCCGGGTGGGAGCCAAGGGTACGCCTATCATCGGTGTGAATATGGGCAGATTGGGCTTCCTTGCCGATGTGCTGCCTAGCGAGATAGAGTCGGCGCTGGACAGTCTTTATGCTGGTGAATGTCTGATAGAGGAGCATGCGGTGATTCAGGTTGAGGCTGAAGGAGGCGTTCTGGCTGGCAATCCGTTCGCACTCAACGATATTGCCGTGCTGAAGCGTGATGATGCTTCGATGATTTCCATCCGTACGCAGGTAGATGGCGAATTCCTCGTCACTTATCAGGCGGATGGTCTGATTGTTACTACGCCAACCGGTTCTACGGCATACAATCTCTCGAATGGTGGACCTATCATCATTCCGCAGAGTGGTAGCATCTGTCTTACTCCGGTAGCTCCTCACAGTCTGAACATCCGTCCTATCGTCATCAACGATACGGCTGTCATCACGCTCGATATCGAGAGTCGCAGCCACAACTATCTGGTAGCCATCGATGGTCGTAGTGAGCGTATGACGGAGGAAACCCGCCTTATCATCCGAAAGGCTCCTCATAGCATCAAGATTGTGAAGCAGCGCAACCAGCGTTATTTCTCTACCTTGAGAGAGAAACTGATGTGGGGTGCTGACCAGCGCGAAAGATAA
- a CDS encoding DJ-1 family glyoxalase III, giving the protein MAKVYEFLANGFEEIEGLAPVDILRRGGVDIKTVSVTGTEWVETSHGVTIKADLKFEDIASFEDADMLMIPGGMPGSTNLNEHEGVRQALIAQHKAGKRIGAICAAPMVLASTGILEGKKATCYPGFEQYFGENTEYTATLFQEDGNVITGEGPAATLPYAYKILSYFVSKETVAALQDGMMYDHLMQSK; this is encoded by the coding sequence ATGGCTAAGGTATATGAATTTCTTGCCAATGGCTTCGAGGAAATCGAAGGATTGGCTCCGGTTGACATCCTCCGTAGAGGTGGTGTAGACATCAAGACTGTAAGTGTAACGGGTACTGAATGGGTAGAAACATCGCATGGTGTTACCATCAAGGCTGACCTGAAGTTTGAGGATATTGCCAGCTTTGAAGATGCTGACATGCTGATGATTCCGGGCGGAATGCCAGGCAGTACAAACCTGAACGAGCACGAAGGTGTACGCCAGGCGCTCATCGCCCAGCACAAGGCTGGTAAGCGAATCGGTGCCATCTGCGCAGCCCCAATGGTTCTGGCAAGCACAGGCATCCTCGAAGGAAAGAAGGCTACCTGTTATCCTGGCTTTGAGCAGTATTTCGGCGAGAACACCGAATATACCGCCACCCTCTTCCAGGAAGACGGCAACGTGATTACAGGCGAAGGTCCTGCAGCAACCCTCCCATACGCCTATAAGATATTGAGCTATTTCGTAAGCAAGGAAACTGTAGCTGCCCTGCAGGATGGCATGATGTATGATCATCTCATGCAGAGCAAATAA
- a CDS encoding 2-C-methyl-D-erythritol 4-phosphate cytidylyltransferase — protein MDYVIIVAGGKGLRMGSEIPKQFLPVAGKPILMRTIERFHEYDPALNIILVLPESQQAYWHQLCEEHHFSIKHQIANGGDTRFQSSKNGLALIPDDEDGVVGIHDGVRPFVSKEVIEECFETAREEYAAIPVYAVTDTLRYIDQHGGGKNVLRSDYRVVQTPQTFDIGLAKQAFNQEYKEQFTDDASVVESLGCQVAMVDGNRENIKITTPFDIKIAEALLG, from the coding sequence ATGGATTACGTAATCATAGTAGCCGGAGGCAAGGGCCTCCGCATGGGAAGTGAGATTCCAAAACAGTTCTTGCCGGTAGCGGGCAAGCCTATCCTGATGCGCACCATAGAGCGTTTTCATGAATATGACCCTGCATTGAACATCATCCTGGTTCTGCCGGAGAGTCAGCAGGCATACTGGCACCAGCTCTGCGAGGAGCATCATTTCAGCATCAAGCACCAGATAGCCAATGGTGGCGACACCCGTTTCCAGTCATCCAAAAACGGACTGGCACTCATTCCTGATGATGAAGATGGCGTAGTGGGTATTCACGACGGCGTGCGCCCATTCGTATCTAAAGAAGTCATCGAGGAATGTTTCGAGACGGCTCGCGAAGAATATGCAGCCATCCCTGTATATGCCGTAACCGACACCCTGCGCTATATCGACCAGCACGGAGGCGGAAAGAATGTGCTGCGCAGCGATTACCGCGTGGTGCAGACTCCCCAAACCTTCGACATCGGTCTGGCAAAGCAGGCTTTCAACCAGGAATACAAGGAGCAGTTTACCGATGATGCTTCGGTGGTAGAAAGTCTTGGCTGCCAGGTTGCGATGGTTGATGGTAATCGTGAGAACATCAAGATTACTACCCCATTCGACATCAAGATAGCTGAAGCGTTGCTGGGGTAA
- a CDS encoding RNA polymerase sigma factor codes for MKTNYNNIREREEAAQTLLAAYRQGDQNAFMSLYDMYAEMLLNYGLCITSDKELVKDCVQDVFIKLISKSQDLQVTKVTSYLLISLRNRLLDEFRRKNYMTETAVEDIRISTTVEDVENSYILDESSLNNVRKVQILMDELTPRQRQVFTLYYIEQRKYEDICDIMQMNYHSVRNLVHRGMLKLRAAVAV; via the coding sequence ATGAAAACAAACTACAATAACATCAGAGAAAGAGAGGAAGCAGCACAGACGTTGCTCGCTGCCTATCGCCAAGGCGACCAGAACGCTTTCATGTCTTTATATGATATGTACGCGGAAATGTTGCTCAATTATGGTCTGTGTATAACATCAGACAAAGAACTTGTAAAAGATTGTGTACAAGATGTGTTTATCAAACTCATCTCTAAAAGCCAGGATTTACAAGTTACAAAGGTAACCTCTTACCTGCTCATTTCTCTCCGCAACAGATTGCTGGATGAGTTTCGCCGCAAGAACTATATGACGGAGACTGCGGTGGAGGATATCCGTATCTCTACAACTGTAGAAGATGTGGAAAACTCTTATATCCTTGATGAAAGTTCGCTCAATAATGTTCGTAAGGTACAGATCCTGATGGATGAGCTGACACCACGCCAGCGCCAGGTGTTCACCTTATATTATATAGAGCAGCGCAAATATGAGGACATCTGCGACATCATGCAGATGAACTATCATAGTGTACGCAACCTGGTACATCGTGGCATGTTGAAGTTACGTGCAGCCGTAGCAGTATAA